TGCTTATCGGCGATGTGAACACGCCGGAGAAGCAGGCCGGTGGCGCGGATGCGCCCAATCTCGAGGGCGACCTCATCGTGGAGGAAGGGGGCCGTGTTCGCGTCAGCGCGGGTGCGACACCCGCCCTTCGCGTCAGCGGCAACGCCACACTCAACGGCACACTCGAAGTTGAGTTCTCGGACGAAGCCGGCCTCGCGGCGGGCAACACGCTCAGTCTGCTCCGCGTGGACGGCGAAACAACAGGCGAATTCACCGAAGTGACGTTCCCCACCCGCAGCGCGGATTTTGACGGCGACCTCTCACTGGTGGACGGCGAACTGGTGCTCGCGGTCAATAACCCCGGCACGCCGCTCGGCGGTGAGGGCGAAGGTGAGGGCGAAGGTGAGGGCGAAGGTGAAGGTGAGGGCGAAGGCGAGGGCGAAGGCGAAGGCGAAGGCGAGCCGCAGCCGTTCAATTGCAGCCTCTCGAAATCCGCGTTGGCCGAGGGCCTGCACCGCGTCTTCGGCGATTTGTTCCTGCTTGGCGCCGCGCTGGCCGGACTCGCCTGCTTCCGGTTCCGGAACGGGGAGGGGATGTAAGCTGAGATAGCCCCGCGCTCTCGGTGAGCCGGGGCAACCGTTACCCGAGTCGCATGCGCCTCGGCGTCAGTGGCCCTGACGCCGGTTGACGGCCCGGAAGAGGAGCCCGCCCGCGAGCACGGTGGCCAGGGCGAGCAGGGATTCCACGGGCCTGCCGCGGAAGGCCCAGATCATGGTCCACAGGGAGACCGCGATGAAGAGCAGGGGCGTGTAGGGGTAGGCCCACACGCGGAACGGCCTGGGCATGTGCGGGGCCTTGATCCGCAGGGCGATCACGCAGGAGACCGCGATGGCCGAGAAGAGCGTGAGCGTAAAGCCGGCGTAGACGAGGATCTGGTCGACGCGGCCGGAGAGGATCACGATGGTGACGATCGCGCCTTGCAGGAGGAGGGCGGTCCAGGGGGAGCCGTTGGGCGAGGTGTGGGCGAGCCCGTGCAGGGGGCGCATGTCCTGGCCGAAGGCGAAGAGCACGCGGGAGCCCGCGACGGTCATGGCGGACGCGGAGGCGAGGATCGACACGCCAAGTATCAGGGTGACGGCGGTCACCCCGGCGGGGCCGAAGAGCTGCTCCGCCGCGAGCGTCCCCACGTTGAGTTGTCCGCTGAGTCCGTCCACCCCGGCGCCATAGAAATAGACGGCGTTCAGGCCCAGGTAGAGGGCGGTCACGATGGCGGTGCCGGCGAGGAGCGATTTCGGCAGGGTCGATTGCGGGTCTTTCATCTCGCTGGCGACGTAGGCCGAGCCGTTCCAGCCGAGGTAGCAGAAGGTAACGAAGATGAGCGAGGTCGCCATGGCGGAGGCGAGGTCCGCGGGCGACTTTTCGCGGTAACCGGCGGCCACCTCGACGATGTTCGCGGCCCGCCCGTCTCCCCAGAGCGCGGCGGCGGCGATGATGGCCACGATGCCGAGGACCTTGAACACGGTCACGGCGTCGCTGAAGCGCATGCCCGACCGGGCGCCCCGGCAGTGCACCGCCACGAGGAACCACACGACGGCGATGGCGCAGAGGTCGACCAGTTCGACGCCGAGCAGGGATGGATTGTCGCGGAGCGGCGCCACGAGGTAGCCCATATAGGCTACGAGGCTCTTGGCGGCGGCGGCGATGGGCGCGGAGAAGCCGGCGGTCAGCGCGACGAAGGCGCTCACGAAAGCGAGGGCCTGCCCGTAGGACTCGCGGATGTAGACGTACTCCGCACCGGCGCGGGGCAGCATGGCGCCGAGCTCGGCGAAGCACAGGGCGCCGCAAAACGCCAGCACGCCCCCGATGACCCAGAGCGCGTAAATCAGGCCGGGATGGCCGAGGTCGGCGGCCTGGTAGCCCGTTGTGGTGAAGATGCCCGCGCCAATCATGTTGGCGACGACCAGCCCCGTGGCCGACTTCAGGGTGATGAAGCGGGTCAGTCCCGTGTCCGCCGGCGCCGGCATGGGCTATTCTTCCGCCGGCTTGGCCTCGGCGGGGCGCTTGACGAACTCGATCACGTACTGCTCCTTCATGCCGGTCGGTGTCTTTCGCACGAAATCGAAACCGGCCTCCTGCAACTCGTCGATGACGCCGCCCATGCCGTTGCGCACGTGATCGAGGGTCCAGTCGGTGCTGAGCCCCTTGATGCGGACGAAGTCCACGATGATTACCCGGCCGTCCGGCCGCAGCGCGTCATGCAGGGATTTCAACGTGTCGACGGGGTACTCGAAATGGTGGTAGGTGTCGCAGATAAAGGCGAGGTCGATGGAATTCTCGGGGAGGCGCGCCGAGCGTTCGTCGCAGACGACGCCCTCGATATTGGTCCGCCCGCTCTCCCGGCTGATCGTGTTGATATGGTCCACGAAGTTCTTCGCGATGTCCACGGCGTACACGCGCCCCTCGGGGCCGACGGCATCGGCAATCATCAGGGAGAAGAAGCCTGTGCCCGCGCCGATATCGCCCACGTCCATGCCGGGTTCCAACGCCAGGGCTTCGAGGATCTCGTGGCGGTGCGCGTAGACTTCGCGGCTTTCGCCTTCAAAACGCACGATGTATTCTTCGACATCCGGGTTCTCAAAGTTCTTGTTGATGCCCGGGGCGACGCTGGTCTCCTGGGCCAGGGCCGGGGCCAGGCCGACCAAGGCGAGGGCGAGGAAGATTCGCTTCATGCAAGTTTGCTCCTGGGGTTGGCGGCCCGGCGGGCCGCAGCTTCCTGAATTGCGCTACGGGCGCATCGTATGCTTTCCGAGGACCGGCTATCAATGCGGTGGCGGTGCGAATTGGTAACTCTTTAGCGGAATGAAGCACCCACCGCCTTTGGGGCGAATCTCGCTCAAGACGGGCGTGAACAGCAGGATCGCGGACATTCCTGTCCGCGGCGGGACGAGCCACCAGACCAAAAGCACCCTCCCCCCTTCACTCTTCGCTCATCTCCCTTCTCCACCCGGAACTCGTTCCCACGGTCCACCGTGGGAATGCATACCGTTCCGCTCAGCGGAACAATCCCCACACAAGAATCCGTAAACCCATTCCGCAAAAAGCAGGCTGAAAGTCCGCCGCAGGTGGAATAGGCATCCTTGCCTGACCCAATACGCGCTCCGTACGCGCAGCCAGCCTGAACTCCAACCACATCACCCAACGCCACAACAGAGGCGCAAACCAATGGGAGCGCGGGCAGCTTCGCCGCCGGGGACAGCCGGGACGGCTATCCTACATTTGCGCCTTGCGGCGCTGAACACAGGCGGGACGCCTGTGCCACTTTCTTTTCCCGGTTGTTTTGGCGGGGCGATCTGCTTCCGTCTGGTCTTGCGCTCCCTCCGCCGCAGACAAGAATGTCCGCGATCCCTTGCCGTGCTTCCTCGTATATCAACGGTCCGTTTGTGCTGTTTCCACACGTTTCTGCTTCAGGCGGCTAAAATCTTCC
This is a stretch of genomic DNA from Candidatus Hydrogenedentota bacterium. It encodes these proteins:
- a CDS encoding amino acid permease; translated protein: MPAPADTGLTRFITLKSATGLVVANMIGAGIFTTTGYQAADLGHPGLIYALWVIGGVLAFCGALCFAELGAMLPRAGAEYVYIRESYGQALAFVSAFVALTAGFSAPIAAAAKSLVAYMGYLVAPLRDNPSLLGVELVDLCAIAVVWFLVAVHCRGARSGMRFSDAVTVFKVLGIVAIIAAAALWGDGRAANIVEVAAGYREKSPADLASAMATSLIFVTFCYLGWNGSAYVASEMKDPQSTLPKSLLAGTAIVTALYLGLNAVYFYGAGVDGLSGQLNVGTLAAEQLFGPAGVTAVTLILGVSILASASAMTVAGSRVLFAFGQDMRPLHGLAHTSPNGSPWTALLLQGAIVTIVILSGRVDQILVYAGFTLTLFSAIAVSCVIALRIKAPHMPRPFRVWAYPYTPLLFIAVSLWTMIWAFRGRPVESLLALATVLAGGLLFRAVNRRQGH
- a CDS encoding methyltransferase domain-containing protein → MKRIFLALALVGLAPALAQETSVAPGINKNFENPDVEEYIVRFEGESREVYAHRHEILEALALEPGMDVGDIGAGTGFFSLMIADAVGPEGRVYAVDIAKNFVDHINTISRESGRTNIEGVVCDERSARLPENSIDLAFICDTYHHFEYPVDTLKSLHDALRPDGRVIIVDFVRIKGLSTDWTLDHVRNGMGGVIDELQEAGFDFVRKTPTGMKEQYVIEFVKRPAEAKPAEE